A region of the Prunus dulcis unplaced genomic scaffold, ALMONDv2, whole genome shotgun sequence genome:
agggcgtggataatctctatttagggagttggaacatttagaaccatatatctggcatgctgcaggcatgccacagattaatatatacatgtcaattaatttctgggactttaacccatacaatttgcaacgcattaggcgtgcacaatatcaatattgacatgtcaagggattgtcctttcgggactgcaatccacatcatttgctacgcaacaggcgtgtatcatattgatcactgctatacccatattttgttcttatgggacttgaatctgtgcagtgtattatcaatgtatccaacttgcaatttgtaaaatttgcattaataattcatggatacatacaagccattctttggaacagacttatctccccatttggttacctttcaagataaaatatcaaataagtatataagcttaaaataacacaagtattgcttacatccttaggtgggagaaacttttctcaagtatcattcatgcttgtatcggcccagtaaatataatgtagcgcctgatgatctagttatatcctgcaagagcaaaatcacaatccttttctctgtcaataactctcagagttaggatcacttcatggattctttcttcagatgttcattctaaagaaataaaatctcttatgaacagagagctgcaaaagagaaaaaatgcaaaaaaattgtgatattgattggaagataaggtaagcaatcagggaaggaagctggtgggagcagacaagcagctcatcaatcaaggaaggaagctggtgggagcagaaaacaagctctcaattctcctagtctagaaggacctcaggagattagagcacaaggccgccttcacaattccttgatcttgcagaaacatgatcagggatagtcttgcttcctgaatggatgatcagagatagtcttgcttctcaggcatattaagtgcttaatgataagaaaaacaagtagatatagcatcattttttatgggaaaactggatgtcttctgcaaagaaaatttcgttagtaacacatttatacacaaatacaatgaatagatagaaccggtgaatttcaaattaaccataggaaaaattgcgagattctcgggatatttttgaaaaagtagctccgtgaaatccgtaaagcaagatcggctttgaaaataatacttgaaaacgccgaaaatgccgacaggcattatcagaggccacgtgaagttttggactcttgcgaaagaaaaagataatgtggggatttgagaagatattggaatcctgaaaagttgccacattttcgtctatagatattgcctttgcaaaacttgattgagcaactgcgtttcaactcaacttccttcattttctgaaactttagtttttgtaagactttcttcaaaaccttcttaaaatggcttcctcttcttcctgcccaaataatttcaatttaaatgatgctcccacaacaaccaatgacgccaaagtttggcgtccatcctttgtatcccaaaatcgtcatctcatagttaatgattctgtgatgatgaatgatgctactgctgtcacagtagctaagaatttcattattccaatggatgaaatgctgttgacagggaggtctgaggaagaggctattgaggACTCAATgacttttagcattcagagtgctgcttctgtttctaacatggctgatcgtttgcgtgctagagcaaacgaggttcagaagttaacaactgaaaattcgtctattcaaagaatgcttcatgtgtctcaacaggaggttgagaaacttaaaggagagaataattccttgttgaaactggtgagttcgtactctgttgatacacagagaaggctagacatgctgcaggtctctaatgaaagaattttgggagaccacgagaggctcatggctaggcttaagaggcgccgtcctcttccttcagaggcttccggaacataatgtaattttatagattttacagggcctgcaccttcattgcaggtggaaaaaatctatctaTTGTATGCccctttcctgttataataataactgcgcacattcttaaacttgcacatGTGGTTTTtgcgtcttttcaaaatgacggtttggaaccttgtgctttataggttcaaataaccacatcgactctcccaaatttcatattttagcgcATGGTAGCCCGGAACTTTTGGCCTGGGCTAAACataaactcagaatttatttgcccttttcaaatggacatgaaatacgataatatcgcaatatagtagtggagagcattaactactatgtacccacaacttcaagttttaggatctctcatatatttggatccatgggcttccggcccagatataacaaaatatgtggggagcctcaattcatcatttgaggtttatattgatattatccatttcgcggtgtattcttaacaaccggattcacaaaatatatttcgtccttgaggtgtcgattataacataatcgaactttattaagttcatcattctcttatgccaaagaaatatgtggcgtaccacaatttgcaataatacctcaagggttgtccatttaactattggaactttaggttctcaacactgttagattttgaacttcaggccaaaatcacatattctcatggtatggacatttttacaattttatgtacatatttcgggacttcaaacccttacataattgtccatattttgaggaacttctggcatctcatttaattgctcatccatgagtttaaggaactgcaggttctcttttgtatatagtgatggtttacccaaaatggttaatatttatgcatacgtcactattcatgtgaatagtactattcatcaagtcatgaatacatatctattcatgtgtacagtacatctgccagtacagttatcatccatgtgtacggcactatgaaccaatacggtactgttacatcattaaggaaccccaggtccttattcacatgtcagggatcaaggacccttaagtccgatcacatgtttacaaatatagtaccggagagactgccagctctcatatcaaaatcatcatcaaggatcttcaagtcctgatgtaaatgtatgatgaggatcaaggaacttctggtcctgatctgtatactgtaaaaactcatcatatagcacaattaatccataaaataaatttactggtaaataaattacttgtatggacgttaatcccgcaccatactttaaatgtgcggtaaagtaaattcataaattaaattgttgtatggacgttaatcccgcaccatactgtaaatgtgcggtaaagtaaacgtgcttgtatgggcactaattctgcttcatacatttaaataacagtaaaggcgtggacgataaacccgcaccaccctttaaagtaaatttatgataaagtaaatgtgcttgtatgggcactaattctgctccatacatttaaatgacagtaaaggcgtggacgataaacccgcaccaccctttaaagtaaatttacgataaaataaatgtgcttgtatgtgtaataaacctacaccatacagtaaataaaataattgcgGAATGAATAAAGTAAAGACAATTATTTATGGGTTCATATCAACACCAAAATCAAATAGCATGATATTATTATACTGATATATTAGTGGAAAGCTAGATATATCACgttgatttttcttctttttattttttattgatttttggTACAGACCCACATGCTGAAGTGATAGCCTTGTCTCCCAATTATGGAGGTTTTGTCCCCATTAGCTGACCAGCAGCCATTGTGGACCGAAATGGGAGTGAGAGAGACTGAGAGCAATGTGTGATCTGGAAAAGCTCCTTGATCTTCGGTCGTGAGCTCTGCCTCTTCCCAATCAGAATTGATCCACAAGGAACTCTGACGTCGCAACAgatcattcttcttttttttttttttcttctcttctctcattttttttttttctttcttcatcttccaatTCTCATGCTTCTCTGCTCTTTCTTTTAACAGGGTCTGGCGGAACTCCTGCTCAGCAACCTCACGCTGTTGGGCACGGACCTTAGCAGCCTCAGCCTTGAGTCCCTTACGCTCCTTATTTTGGACATGAACCCAGCCTTTCCACACTTGGATCTGCAACTCGGTGGCGATGAACCCAGCCGGCTCTTCTGCTGCTGATGAGAATGATGCCCACCACCGAGTTGGGTTTGACTGGTTATGGCTGAGGAGGCTGAGGTGAACAAGAGGAAAGTGAAGGCTGTGATGAGAGTTGATAGCCTGATGTAATGGTGGTGCTGGTTTGCCCGAGAGGTTAAGGGGGAAGACTTAAGATCTTCTGCACATAAGTGcgcaaaaacaaagaagcagCAGCTGGAAACACTTGAGAAGTTGCAAGCagggcaagaaaaaaaaaaaagagttcagGTTGTGGATGGAGCGTTGACGGGTTCGATCCAGAGGAGTGGATCTGAGGAAGAAAGGAAGCGTTGTGCATATCATGGATGGAGTTCATTCGAGAACTCAGTTGGTTACAgaatcgtgctgataacgtgttgtAAACGAAAGAGAAtttagagaagagaaaaatggaagaaaacagagaaaaattCTCTGCAATCGGAATTGATCTTTTTCTATCTGTATATTACAATGGGAAGGTGTTCTTCTTATAGGCAAACCTTCAAACATGTGAGCTCTACTATATAACGTGTGGGCTCCACCTCCattatttacaacaaaaacaaaattttaaactcATTCACCTAGCCGGAAACAAAAATAGTTCATTTACCATAAGGTTATTATTAaagtgtttatttatttatttgaactAGACTGCAAAGATTAAATAATACCCCTAATGTGAGAATACAAGGTAAACACTCCAATTAAGCATAATGAGAAACAATAACAAGAAATTGTCTAGGGAAGATCAATAAGACTAGTTAAAATATATGcttgatttatttatcaaacttTGATAATTTATAAACACAAATTGCAAGCAACTAATTAATTAGCAGCTTAAGAAGACATATACCTTTCCTACACCACCCATGCCAAAAAGCAACCAACAACACAGTTGCATATTGAAGAGTTCCTATGCTTGAAGAAACTAATGacaaactgaaaattaatCGGAGGGAGTTattggatatatttttttatggctgttataaataaataaaaaagaatagttATTCGGTAAGATCATACCCTTGACAGTGTGGTTGGAAGTGTCTTCTCTCTGCCTTTCGGGTATTCGGTAAGATCAAGAGAGGCTGCAcaggaggagaagaaagacTATATATATGATGAGACGACGAGAGTAAAGAAGGGAAGTGAGGGATATGAGCTGTCACACAGATATTTTGGctattctttttctgttttatttgtttgttggttATTAGTTCCCTTCATTATTTCACCAGCCAAAATAATTCACCAACAATGAATATGAACTGATcaacttaaattttttgttgaaccaaacaaaaataacataaaaaattcCAACTTTCAATACTGAATTAATTAAACAGATGAATAAAGACACCCTTATACTATACATGGGAGGaaaatcaatcttgaaagatAGGGCAATAACTATATAGTGCCACAATGCGTTAGCTCATGTGAGTATGCgattatatttttgttgttttcaatttttgaatacAATCGATAGTCAAAGTAATAGGAGGGACGATGATTTTTCAAACACACTTTTTCGTTAAGCTAGACCCGTTTGCAAGCATGCAATTATCGTTGGAAGACTGCACAATAGGCATGGGCATAGGAAATGGCCGTCATAGTTTTTAGAGAACGTATTTGGACCAAACAACAGGATCAAGTGTACTTTCAGATTTATTTAAGATAAAAGATTTACACAAGATGCAGTAGTTTGATCACATTTCTAAGGGCTTCAAGCCCAAACACACAAATAAAACGACGTAGTAGTAGCAGAACTCCCATCTACTGTACCAGCCTAGCAGCAGCAACAAGAATattctgttaagattatgatgtggaacagagttccgtctggtaagatttcgtaacccttgggatcccagaaaaatctgattatgtcggcggttttctatataaaccgccgtggttatttcaattcttgtcattaagtagatctaccgacgtaggataagaaaatcaaagaaaaaaattgtaaacaaaaattcttattaagacgacggtttaaattaaagttacgacgtataaaatgaataaatacgacgctaaagatttaaagataacgtcgtagaactatacgataatggcgtcgatatatttatattttccgtcgttgtaaattaatttaatacggcgatattttgtattttaaagccgtggatttgtttgtaattatacggcgtcttatacgaaaaactcgtcgtgttattttatgagtaaaaacggcggcttttattgaaatcgtcgtctttactttctacgtcggtcgattcataacttctgccgtcctttgttggctttgattttacaccgctgaaatctgtttcaaatagacgtcggttgtttaattaggtacgtcgttgtttttgaacaaccatttgaatctccatttttagttgtctaaggtggtataacacgacggtgtttttagaaccgtcgtctttttaaaaaccacgacggttttcacttagaccgtcgttgttttatggtcgtctttttcactttttgtagtagtgaataTTTCTCAGGCagcaacataaaaaataatatcccCATCACACAAACCCGTAGCAGAAAAAGTTCCTATCCCAAGCCCCATTTTCCATAGACCAAACACACCGTAAGCTCTTCTTTAGTTCAAAATTTAGGGGATTAGGAATGAGTTTGAAATTGCATTCACATGCCAAAATATAATCGATAGTCAAAGTAATAAGAGGGACGATGATTTTTCAAACACACTTTTTCGCTAAGCTAGACCCCTTTGCAAGCATGCAATTATCTTTGGAAGACTGCACAAAAGGCATGGGCATAGGAAATGGCCGTCATAGTTTTTAGAGAACGTATTTGGACCAAACAACAGGATCAAGTGTACTTTCAGATTTATTTAAGATAAGAGATTTACACAAGATGCAGTAGTTTGATCACATTTCTAAGGGCTTCAGGCCCAAACACACAAATAAAACGACGTAGTAGTAGCACAACTCCCATCTACTGTAC
Encoded here:
- the LOC117612617 gene encoding uncharacterized protein LOC117612617, whose product is MFEVFPLNLSGKPAPPLHQAINSHHSLHFPLVHLSLLSHNQSNPTRWWASFSSAAEEPAGFIATELQIQVWKGWVHVQNKERKGLKAEAAKVRAQQREVAEQEFRQTLLKERAEKHENWKMKKEKKKMREEKKKKKKKNDLLRRQSSLWINSDWEEAELTTEDQGAFPDHTLLSVSLTPISVHNGCWSANGDKTSIIGRQGYHFSMWVCTKNQ